GGAACTTGAGCGATATCGCGATTGTTTTGGAAAAGAATTGGTTCAAAGTATCTAAAAATTGTGATAGTCAATGGCAATATCTTAATTAAATTACAGTTTCCGCATATTTTTGGCTATTGCATGGGATTTCGCCGATTTTTTGGAAATGACCAAATTGTGCAGCAGAAGCGCACCCTGTCAGAATCTCTCAATAACGCATGGCCTGCTCTAAACTTTAATTAGTTTTTCAGTAAACTCACTTTCAAATCACATTGGCCAGTGCAGGCAAGCCATAGAATTACCTTAGCTAgtattatttcaaattttgatttcactacccaatcagacacaacacaactaactcatcacatcacaactgcATAGATActtgggcatgtaggacagcaagcgccacaagccgGTTTCTTTTGCTCACGATATGCATATAAACTCCGCTCCTGGCTAACAATACGTTAGCGTGGTTGATGGTACTGacctaaaacttgttaaaaggaaaacacactgggcacctgccggatacgaaaaccccaaaccctttgggaacgagggaacgtattctccaaaccgtatgcaagtgccactaccccagggaggctaaggggaaaagttgacaaaacaaaaagtgggcgaagaaagctgaacccagactgattcaaatctctgACGGGtcactatttgtacaacaaattacccataattcccaccagacccagtcctctggtccgtgccggcaaagtagctatttctgccaatttcggaagctacaactgtcagaaatatcatttttatGCAATTATAGTCCTTATTTACAGAGCAGTGGTGGCGTTGTGGTGAGAgtactcgcctcccaccaatgtggcccgggctCGATTTCCAACCTCGGTGACATTTCCAACCTCGGTGTCATTTCCAACCTCGGTGTCATATGTGAGTTTGTTGGCTcccttctcttctcttctctccacgggtactccggttttcccctctcctcaaaaacctacctttgattaaatttgatttgattaatttgatttgtacacgaccccacaagctctgagctttaaaacctatcgtgtttaaataaaggatattattactattattattcgCCGCGAAGACATTGCACTGTTTACCATTTGGATTGTAAGGAGCTCCAGTGGTCGTGTAATGAAATGATGACTACGGTAACTTCAGAAGGGTTTCtgataatacaaaaaaaaattctttaatcTACTATCAAAGCAGCTGCATCTTTGTGTGCCTTTTCCTCAATCACACATGGCAGAAATCCCAAGACAATGGAAATGCAAACAAGGGACCCCCTGGATCACCTGGAATACGGGGCCCAAAAGATAAACAATTGGTAAATAAAGCCCTTTCAgccaaaaaatgaacagttggccgacaaACGAAGCTTCGCGGTCAACTGTGAAATAGTATACTTTGGTAAATGCAGTCTTAAAATCCCTCAAGCATCTCATGAGactaaatattgaataaaagGTTGAAAAATGACTTTTAACTGCACTTCTAGAGAGACAAAAATAGCATTGTTTTTCGAGCAAGTCTTTTTGCTTTCAGGAGAGGCAGGCAAGCCGGGCAAAAACAAGCCATTCCCAGGCCCTCCAggtcctaaaggagaccaaggaCCTCAAGGAGCCAAAGGAGAGAGGGGGCAAGGGAATGGGGTAAATTATGTGCGATGGGGAAGAAAATCATGTCCCAATGGTACCCAGATTGTTTATCAAGGTAAGAAGAATCGCGGGACAATCCATTAGATCTTTGCGGTTACACTCAGGTTCATTCGAGTTTTGAATTCTCCGTAGAGAATTTTGTTGGACACAGTAATCCCTTTTAAGAAGAACTAAAAAGCATTAAATTAAGTCACAGTAACGGAGTATTAACAAAGAGTAGTTGAAAGTGAATAAACGACCTCCCTACTGTCTTACTAAGAGCAAATCCAGAAAACCACAAACCTAAAGAATTCCCTTCAAAATTGATGCTAATGGTGAAATTGTAATTCCAATACAAATTAATGCCGGTCTTTTTTGTCCCTCACAAAACTGAGCACGTTAGGCAATGCCCTTTTTAATGTTTTAGGGATAATTGGTGGAGAGCATTACAATCACTACGGTGGTGGATCACAGTACCTTTGTCTTCCTCGCAACCCAAAGTACGACAAGTACCAAAATGGCTATCAGAGTGCGGGATACGTTTACGGCACCGAGTATGAAGTAAGTCAATACAACGGAAATCCCTTCGACAAAAATTTGCACAATTATGAAGCTCCCTGTGCTGTTTGCTTCGTCAAGTCACGTAGTTCAATGCTAATGATGCCCGCAAGGAACGACTGTCCATCTGGATGGACCGAAGAGTATCATGGGTATTTGATGACTGAGAATTATGCTCACAGGCATTCAAGAGAGTTCATCTGTGTCGATGGTAATTCTGAGTATGTCCATGGTAGCAAGCACAACAAGGATGGTGCCCTGCTGTACCCTGTGGAAGGAAGGTGTGGATCGCTCCCATGTCGTCCATACGTGGAGGGAAGAGAGTTGACATGCGCAGTCTGTACCAAGTGAGATCGTTCAAAGAGCAAACACTCATATCAGAAGAAAAGGAGGCCTAACCTGACAGCAGTTGACATGGAAACTACATAATTTAAAATTAGAACTAACAAAAGGAAGCTAGATTAGATATAACTCGCTAGTATGACCAGCaagccttttttttctgtagagttaagggcaaaaaataaaaattttgagatgTTACGGCCAATAAGACCTTGGCTTATTAAACTCAGATCCAGCCGATAACATCGCGTTGCTCTTGACCAATCAGCTCACAAACCAGGGTATTCACACGTACGACTGACAACACTCTCTCGCGCGAACCAAAAGAAGACTTGCACCCCGGTGGTTACAATGTCGTTCACAAACAACAGTGATTCAAAGGACCTATCTCAAACGaacaattgaaatgaaaatgaaatctgTTAAATATCCTATATGCATTGAAATCTATCACTCTCTATTACTATTCGCCTATAGTTAATAATTCATTATCAGCACATCATGTAACTAATATTCAACGCATTGAATTCCACACAACCTCGATCGAGTCCATCTTGCAACCGCAATAGCTGAATATGCGTTACCGTCATAAAATACATGAACCCACCAGCAGTCGATCGAACCCACGAATATTGAAACACGCGAAGCGAGGTGGCATACTTTTAGAAGCAACATACCATTCGGTGTTTACAGTATTCGACAGCTGGATTCTGATGAAGTCATTCAACGGACCTATGTTATTTCAGGTCGACAATAGGGTTGGGGTTCCAGTTAGaactgaatctcattatgtccagaaatgcactcaattagatgcatgctgGCTTAAATAAGTGTCAAAAGTGTTCCCTCGCCTTTCTCGTAAACTCCACCATCACTTCTGCAAGAAATACGCAGaataaaggtaataaaatgtcCTTTTGTCAAACGCGAAAAGAGATAAGCTTGCAACGGAGTGAAAGTCGCACTAGCGATTATGTACTTAAGGCAAAACATACCATTTGACCCCCTAAATCGAACTCTCCTCACCTCTGACAGCTCCAACTCTGTCCTTCCACAGGCAGTTTCACTGGGTTACTTTAGTATCTTTTCATCAACACAGCGCCAAAACGACTACAacgtaaaataaatgaaagattcAGTTGTAGAGAGGATCAGAAAAAGGATAATGAATGCTCTCAGAAACCAACTAAGCCACGGCGAACCGGTGGCTTAgttggccggaccaacactcaggatcTTAACATTACTGAGTAggaagtgctacctttgtaattacatcagcagacggttagactttcaagtcttctcagataagactataaaccgtaggacccgtctcacagataccgGCGTTGcggctgtcctttgtgagtgaGTTAGCGAAGGTGATATACCTCGCATGGGACTTCGGTGCAAAAGCTGTAGAGAAATGATACCTTCCTCACAGACAAAAAAAGTTTTACGAAGCAAGACAACTCTGCAAAGACTTCAACTGCAGAACCAAACATACAATATTACCTGCTCTTACCTTTTAAAAGGTTGGAAAAGAATGGACcatgaaaatgaagcaaaaagagAACTGCGCCGGATGATATTGAATTTTTAtcagaaaaggaaaagagaggggaaaaaaacctttttaactaagcatataatttatgaatatttgaaaataattcttacGGGATATTACTGATtttaattaaggacggtgcctgctaattcaaaggtatttttgccccggtttatgattatgcaggaaatgtagaccttaacaagcgctattgaaatccaaaaagaaaaagataattgATAAGTAACATTTGTAAagagctttaaaatacaaagcaatgtatggcgttctttctcaaattgaagcgtaattatctctcaaaaacgCATGGTTACCCCATATTTTCCATTTGGGTACGAATGGTACTTACTTACGAAGATCTACTGTCTAAGGATAGTcttaaactgcgcaaaaatatcacAGCATTTGAAAGCATCACCGATAGGAAAACCCGAGTATCTCGAGATGTGCAGAACGtgtgcgcaataacaatagtaggcaccgcccttaagTATTGTAAGGcgacttaaaatattttttagttTCGGCGCTAAATAAAATTAAGTTTATCATTGCAAGGAAAATcttagaataatttttttttttttcggattttttttttcgcacccttagtgttgttttttgttgctgttgttgtgtcACTGGATAGTTTTGCCGTTTAGGAAACGGAAGAATATGCCTTACTTTTTCAATTATATAGgttaattgtattttacagatatTCATATGCAAAAATATATTCAGAAATTATCTTAGCCTCGGGCATATTCTTAACCATAGTTACTGGAGGAGACTGGTTATGAAAGCCGGCGAActctatgttttgtttttcgcatgtcacGTGATTTTGATGGTGCACACGTATGtttaaaatggcggacagtctcTAGTCATGTTTTCCAAATTGCGCGTTTCTTCTCTCGCTTTATCGAAGATCGAACAACTATATATAGAGAGTTTCTGGAAAAGTGTAGTCCCAAGTTATGCCGGTTGTCAACTGCTCAGTTTATGACTGCGGTACATGTGGAACAACCAAACGAATTCTCAGTGTGCCCTTGGCATTTAAGGATGATGCACACAGAAGATGGTGCGACGGGTGGCTCGGAGAGATTAAGAAATTAAGGGAAATGGACCACGATTTGAGAGGACAGATCAATGATGACAAGATCTACACGTGCGAGAAGCATTTCGACCCCGAAGaaattgaaatatgtaagtatgGCGTTATGAATTCTCTCTTATACCCTCGAAACATCTTCACACATTCTTTTAGGAAATAATGGAGATCACTGGTGATCTTTGAATATCTTCTGTGGGTTTCAGTTCTTGATGGAATTTCTTGGGTATCTAAGAAGCTAGAAGAAGAGCACTGAGAATAAGCCTGGAACTACAGCCAAAATGTTCCCCTACTGGCAGGCCAATGAAGCCTTCTAGCTTACAGTCCAATCTACCCCATTGACTTCACAAAGTTCCTTCTTGGAAAAGGCATCGACTATTTTCTGACAGAACGCTTCTGCCAGGGTCCTGTAGAAGAGTTCCTTGGTAAGCAGCGACAGTTAGGTAGACGAAATGACAACCCAGATATTAATCAGTTTGGTTACAATAGCAATGCTATTAGAATTGCGCGGTCAATTTCATGTCAGAGTGGAAACACTAGAGGAAGGAAGGATAGAGAGAGATCATGGGTGCATGCAACAGATGAGAAATTGCCATGCTGGAAAAAGCCCAAAACATCTAGTTAACTATGCCCAAACTTAATTGAAGTTTAATACTAGAGTGGCTTTCATAAGCTGGAGAAATAACAAATACGAGGGCAAACAAAGTGATTTATACAGTAAGTTCTCCTTAGCCATTTACAAAGTTAAATATATAACGAAAGAGTGGCAGTCTGAAGATATTCTGACACGTTTTTCTAATATGTAAAGCAGGGGATGATATTTCCCAGAAATTAAACAGTTTCACAGGAATGACTTTGGTTTTATGGGCAATGGTTCATACATGTACGGTctatcaatagctgttattatgGTTGAGCCCACAGTGAGATATTTTGATTTCAGAATCATACGACTGAGGCCATTGGGTCACAATGCTTGTTGTCTGTTATGAATGAAACCATAAGAACTGCTATTGAATGTCGTCATATAGAATACATGTACCAGCATTAGTTTGAAAACCCCGGGCTAGATTTGCGATAGTACTTGCAAGCTAAAGTTAGAAGTTTACATAATGCAAGAATAACACAGTAAACAAAGAACAGATGGGTTTTTGCATTTCTGCTATTTGTATATTAGCATTGTAATAAAATCCTTGAAGTGATCACCACATGATTTTCAGAgtcttgctttttgcttttttttgtttttgtctctttttgttTAATGAAATATTACATCACTAAACTTGAGAAATCAAATCTCTAACATGGATCACTGATAATGTTCTAAACCCTCTGATAAAGGTGCATTATGGATATAGGCTAACAATGGCCTATATCAAGCCAAAACAATGCAAACATTTATTATCTGATCAATAATACACTGAGTTATATATGTACCTTTAATTGTAaccaactgcaaaaaaaaaaaactagcaaagAACGCTTATAGGATTACAAATGAGACTGTTTCCATTGTTCCTGCCATGGTTGCGGATAACTTTGGCTCCTACCAATTTCTTTTCGTAGAGATTTGgccttggtttgttttgtttggatttACTATGTCTTAACACAGTCCTAAAGTTCGGAAACCTCAGCCTCAACATTCTAATCAAGTATACTCTTTCATgtataaaacaaaaatgctgaTGAACAATTACAAAACAGTTAAAAAGAATGATCCTGTTATCGCTGGTTGGGCGAATTAATATTTCCTTGATTTGTTCAGACGAACCAAGCACACAAAGTGACATTTATTATAATGCaaatttctgcattttcttcaGCGATTTAAGGTACGTGCAGAAGTAAGAATTTGCGCGCCACGGCCATCGTAATACCAGTACTAATTGTCAtctattaatttaaaataactaatTTCATGTTGACTATACTCTTTTTATcactgaaaaacaaatttttacttCCGGAAGCGGATTGTATTCGATCTGTTTACTGATATAATGACAAAGGCCCTTTGTTTTAATCACTCCACGTGGAAAACGCGAAAAAGTTCAAGCTATGATCTTTGTGAAACTCGACTGGATTACTAATGAAAGGGCTTTGTAGTGATTGATCTCAGATATTTACTTCTTTTCTCCAAGCTAGAGAAGTTCCAACAAAGGAGGTAATACACGGATAATTCAAAGTCTGCTATGAAGTATTCCCAAGTTACTATCGCTTGCAGTGAAAGCCTGCGCTTCTTCGCGTTGTTAGTGATGTGTTGTACCATTTTGGCCCACATCTCTCCCACCGAGAGCCTAAAAAATGACGATGCACATGAAACAAGGCAAGAGTTGCCAAGATCTATCCTTCAACGCAGAGCAATTAAGGAAAACGGCACAACAAATCCACAAGGCATCGAAAAACGACTTAAAATCATTGAACAGAGGTATGTCCCACTAATTTAGCGTAAGACCGGACAATCGAGGGGCAAAATACCTGCAGCCGAGCTTATTTCGAACGCCAAAGAACATTCCGAAAGTCTTAGgtggtaaaaagaaagaagaaagcgTCCACACAAACGGGAGAAAGGCGACGACAACACTTGCAAAATAAAACGCTTTCTTTGATATGATTTATTTGTAGACTTAGGGcagagttagtactaactatgcttAGGGATAGCAAATTAAATTCGGCCACCGAAGAAGACGTTATCCAAACTTTGGCATTTTCTCTGAAAGGCAATACATCAGTCTTTCTCTACCAACAGAAAGGAAATAGGAAATTAAACGATGATTAAAACGTCTGCATGGCTTAGGATTTTATAAGAGCAAAAAGTAAACTTTCTCTGTTTTTGGCTGTATACATGAAACCTTTCTTAAACTTAAGGATTTAGCACTTGTATTGAAAACCATCTCACTAGTTAgcatctaaaatgtaaatactaCGTGTTCtcttctgttttgtttccttatttCTGTAGACTCGATGCCCTGCTCAGAAAGCCACACGGGTCGAACAATAAAGTTGTCGCCTACTTTTCAGGTTGGTATCACAATCAACACGAATActgaataaaaatattatttatttcatgaatATACGGTTGTGTTTGTCCTCTGCTATTAAGAAGAGTAATCACGATAGATCTTATCATTTGAAAAGTTTAGTCCCCTTCGTTAGCTCAACAAAATCTGTAAAGATGTACACATTGTGTTTCTTCAAATTATCGACACCAAAAGAAACGTTACTTCGGAGTTCCAAATGAAAGCCGTCACTAAAACAATAACCAAGCATTCTCACAGGGTGCGGGCAATATTGAAATTGTGCGGGATTTGAGGGATGAGTTGTACCATAGAAAACGTTGGTTGTGCGGGATTTATTGtgcaatttcaacaaaaaaaggttCTCGTTGAGCCAGGAGAACGATACTTCGATCAGCGTAAACTTCATAAAGAAACCCTCCCAATGAGTCTTACAAAGTCTTGCACGGAGAGTTGCCTCGAAATGCTATCACCTCATTGAACTACGGTGTGTTTTTCTAATTTCTGAAATTTTGTCAGTAACGTGTCGAGATCATAGAGAGTGAATTCAATTCGAAGGGAAGAGCCATGTGGCTCTCTTTAACAACAATATTCGATTCATCATTTACCAAAGATTTGTCACAATCTCCTGATAAAAAAATCGATTAGAAGCCAGCAAAAAAAGAACTGAGACTAGTGCCCAGGACAACTCAAAGCTACTGAACGCCTTCTTGATTTTACAACTACTCGATGAAGGAACGAGAGCGATTTCTCGATTGTTTTGGAAAGAATTGGTTGAAATTATCTAAAAATCTTGATAGTCGATGGCAGTATCTTAATTACATTACATTTGTAGCATATTTTTCGCTATTGCACTGGATTTTGCCGAATTTTTGGAATTGACCAAATTGTGCGGCACAGAAGCGCACCCTCAATAACGCATGACCTGCTCTAAACTTTGATTAGTTTTTCATTCAGTACACTCATTTTCAAATCGCATTTGGCAGTTGAGGCAAGCCATAGAATTACCTTAGCTagtattatttcatttttatgccATTATGTTCTATATTATACAGAGCAATAGTGGCGTAGtagtgagagcactcgcctctcaccaatgtggcccgggttcgatttctaacctcggtgtcatatgtgggttgagtttgttggttctcttctcttctctgagaggttttaccccgggtactccggttttcccctttcctcaaaaacctgcctttgattaaatttgatttgtacacaaCCCACAAGCTCTGAGCTTTAAAACCTTTAAAACCTTTAAaacctatcgtgtttaaattaagaatatgattattattattcgcCGCGAAGACATTCCACTGTTTCCCATTTGGATTGCAAGGAGCACCAGTGGTCGTATAATGAAATGATGCCTAGAGAAACTTCAAAAGGGTTTCTGATAAtacaaaaatagaaatgatTCTTTAATCTACTATCAAACCAGCTGCAGATTTGTGTGCCTTTCCCTCGATCACACAAGGCAGAAATCCGAAGACAAGGGAAATGAATCTGAGATATGGGGCCCAAAACAATtggtaaataaacccctttcacccaaaaaatgaacagttggccggCAAACGAAGCTTCGCGGCCAACTGTGAAATAGTATACTCTGGTTAATGCCATCTTAAAATCCCTCAAGCATCTCATGAGactaaatattgaataaaagGTTGAGAACTTGAGGTGAACAATGAATTTGTCTCGCAGTCAGGGCCTAGAACATACTGCGCAACAACAGAAACTGACTGTGCGACTAGGATTCAAAAAACGCAATTTTTAACGGTACTTCTAGAGAGACAAAAATAGCATTGTTTTTCGAGCAAGTCTTTTTGCTTTCAGGAGAAGCAGGCAAGCTGGGCAAAAACAAGCCACTCCCAGGCCCTCCTGGCCCTAAAGGAGACCGAGGACCTCAAGGAGCCAAAGGAGAGAGGGGGCAAGGGAATGGGGTAAATTATGTGCGATGGGGAAGAAAATCATGTCCCAATGGTGCCCAGATTGTTTATCAAGGTAAGAAGAATCGCTGGACAACCATTAGACCTTTGCGGTTACACTCAGGTTCATTCGAGTTTTGATTCTTCCGTGGAGAATTTTGTTAGACACAGTAATTCCTTTTAAGAAGAACCAAAAAGCATTAAATTAACGGAGTAACGGAGCATTAACAAAGAGTAGCTGAAAGTAAAACGACCGCCCTACTGCCTTACTAAAGGCAAATCAAGAAGAACACCTTCCTAAAGTAGAATTTCTTTCGAAATTGATCctaatgttgaaattgtaattCCAATACAAATTAATGCAGGTCATTTTTGTCCATCAGAAAACTGAGCACGTTAGGCAATGTCCTTTTTAACGTTTTAGGGATAATTGGTGGAGAGAATTACAATCACTACGGTGGTGGATCACAGTACCTTTGTCTTCCTCGCAACCCAAAGTACGGCaaataccaaaatggccaccagagTGCGGGATACGTTTACGGCACCGAGTATGAAGTACATCAATACAACGGGAATCCTTTCGCCAGAAATCTGCACGATCATGATGCTCCCTGTGCTGTTTGCTTCGTCCAGTCGCGTGGTTCAATGCTAATGATGCCTGCAAGGAATGACTGCCCATCTGGATGGACCGAGGAGTATCATGGTTATTTGATGACTGCACATTATAATCACAGGCATTCATCTGAGTTCATCTGTGTCGATGGTAATCCTGAGTATGTCCACGGTAGCAAGCAAAGCAAGAATGGTGCCTTGCTGTACCCTGTGGAAGGAGTGTGTGGATCGCTCCCATGTGGTCCATACGTGGCGGGAAGGGAGTTGACATGCGCAGTCTGTACCAAGTGAGATCGTTCAAAGAGCAAGCATTCACATCAGAAGAAAAGGAGGCCTAACCTGACAGCAGTTGACATGggaatatatatagatataacTCGCTAGTATGACAAGCaagccttttttttctgtagagttaagggcaaaaaataaaaattttgagatgTTACGGCCAATAAGACCTTGGCTTATTTAACTCAGATCCAGCCAATAACATCGCGTTGCTCTTGACCAATCAGCTCACAAACCAGGGTATTCACACGTTCGACTGACAACACTTTCTCACGCGAACCAGAAGAAGACTTGCAGCCCGGTGGTTGCAATGTCGCTCACAAACAACAGTGATTCAAAGGACTTCTCTCAAACAaacaattgaaatgaaaatgaaatctgTAAAAATAACCCATATGCATTGAAATCTATCACTTCCTATTACTAATCTCTTATAGTCAATGATTCATTATCAGCACATCTCGTAACTAACATTCCACGTATTGAATTCCACACAACCTCGAGTCCACCTTGCAACCGCAATAACTGACTATGAGTTACCGTCATGAAAATGCATGAACCCACTAGTTAGCTTATCCGATAGCTACCTCCAAAGCGAAAATGAGACGTGGACTAAATACATTCGCACATTTTTCGGACCGCACAATCCTCAAGGAGCAGCAACGCGCTTAAAAGAAACACGTTCAAAGCTTTTCATTTTAATACACCAGTGTTAAATTTCGAAATTGAAGTCAACGTGACTCATTTAGCAATGGAGCAGATTTGTCGTAGTACCAAAGGCAACCCGGCCAGGAAATAAGCCTTCGAACCCACGAATATTGCTCCATGCGAAGCGAGGTTGCATACTTTTAGAAACAACATAGCAATCGTCATTTACAGTATTCGATAGCTGGATTCTGATTAACACATTCAACGGACCAACGCCATTTCAGGTCGACATATAGGGGTTCCAGCTGGAACTAAATCGcattatgtccagaaatgcactcaattagatgcatgctgGCTTAaataagtgtcacaaagtgtctcctcgCCTTTCTTGCAATTTTCACCATCACTTCGGGCAAGAAATACGGAGAATAAATGTAAGAAAGGGTCCTCCTGACTCTTCTCCTCAAGGAGACAGAAACAGTAACCCTAATCCCAACCTAAAagacaac
This genomic window from Acropora muricata isolate sample 2 chromosome 2, ASM3666990v1, whole genome shotgun sequence contains:
- the LOC136898946 gene encoding uncharacterized protein; this translates as MKYSQVTMACNESLRFLALLVMCCTILAHISATESLKNDDAHETRQELPRSILQRRAIKENGTTIPQDIEKRLKIIEQRLDALLSKPHGSNNKVVAYFSGEAGKPGKNKPFPGPPGPKGDQGPQGAKGERGQGNGVNYVRWGRKSCPNGTQIVYQGIIGGEHYNHYGGGSQYLCLPRNPKYDKYQNGYQSAGYVYGTEYEVSQYNGNPFDKNLHNYEAPCAVCFVKSRSSMLMMPARNDCPSGWTEEYHGYLMTENYAHRHSREFICVDGNSEYVHGSKHNKDGALLYPVEGRCGSLPCRPYVEGRELTCAVCTK
- the LOC136909218 gene encoding uncharacterized protein produces the protein MKYSQVTIACSESLRFFALLVMCCTILAHISPTESLKNDDAHETRQELPRSILQRRAIKENGTTNPQGIEKRLKIIEQRLDALLRKPHGSNNKVVAYFSGEAGKLGKNKPLPGPPGPKGDRGPQGAKGERGQGNGVNYVRWGRKSCPNGAQIVYQGIIGGENYNHYGGGSQYLCLPRNPKYGKYQNGHQSAGYVYGTEYEVHQYNGNPFARNLHDHDAPCAVCFVQSRGSMLMMPARNDCPSGWTEEYHGYLMTAHYNHRHSSEFICVDGNPEYVHGSKQSKNGALLYPVEGVCGSLPCGPYVAGRELTCAVCTK